Proteins found in one Ptychodera flava strain L36383 chromosome 3, AS_Pfla_20210202, whole genome shotgun sequence genomic segment:
- the LOC139129293 gene encoding NLR family CARD domain-containing protein 3-like has translation MSLSEGMMSMDGLTHLDLSHNNIGDSGAKSLSEVMRSMHGLTHLDLSHNNIGDTGAMSLSEGMMSMDRLRHLNLGHNNIRDSGAKSLSKVIRSMHELTHLGLSHNNIGDTGAMSLSEGMMSMDRLRHLNLGHNNIRDSGAKSLSKVIRSMHVLTHLDLSHNNIGDSGAMSLSEGMMSMDGLIHLNCSHNNIRDSGAKSLSKVIRSMHVLTHLDLSHNNIGDSGAMSLSEGMMSTDGLRHLNLGHNNIRDSGAKSLSEVMRSMHVLSHLDLSHNNIGDSGAMSLSEGMMSMDGLRHLNLRHNNIRDSGAKSLSKVMRSMDGHTHLDLSQNNIGDSGAKSFSKVMRSMAGLRHLNLSHNIIGDSGAKSLSKVMTSMDVLTHLDLSHNNIGDSGAKSLSEGMRSMHGLTHLDLSHNTFGDTGAMSLSKVMMSMDGLRHLNLSHNNIGDSGAESVSKVMRSIDGFTHLDLSHNNIGDSGAMSLSKVMMSMDGLTHLHLSHNNIGDSGAKSLSEVMKSMDGLHLDLSYNNPNRTCRSTLSYLEAVADLRSSAI, from the coding sequence atgagtttgagtgaagggatgatGTCAATggatggacttactcatcttgatcttagtcataataatataggagacagtggtgcaaagagtttgagtgaagtgatgaggtcaatgcatggacttactcatcttgatcttagtcataataatatAGGAGACACTGGTGCAatgagtttgagtgaagggatgatGTCAATGGATAGACTTAGGCATCTTAATCTCGGACATAATAACATaagagacagtggtgcaaagagtttgagtaaaGTGATCAGGTCAATGCATGAACTTACTCATCTTGGTCtaagtcataataacataggagacactGGTGCAatgagtttgagtgaagggatgatGTCAATGGATAGACTTAGGCATCTTAATCTCGGACATAATAACATaagagacagtggtgcaaagagtttgagtaaaGTGATCAGGTCAATGCATgtacttactcatcttgatctcagtcataataacattggagacagtggtgcaatgagtttgagtgaagggatgatGTCAATGGATGGACTTATTCATCTTAATTgcagtcataataacataagagacagtggtgcaaagagtttgagtaaaGTGATCAGGTCAATGCATgtacttactcatcttgatctcagtcataataacattggagacagtggtgcaatgagtttgagtgaagggatgatGTCAACGGATGGACTTAGGCATCTCAATCTCGGGCATAATAACATaagagacagtggtgcaaagagtttgagtgaagtgatgaggtcaatgcatgTACTTagtcatcttgatcttagtcataataacattggagacagtggtgcaatgagtttgagtgaagggatgatGTCAATGGATGGACTTAGGCATCTTAATCTCCGGCATAATAACATaagagacagtggtgcaaagagtctGAGTAAAGTGATGAGGTCAATGGATGGAcatactcatcttgatcttagtcaaaataacataggagacagtggtgcaaagagttttaGTAAAGTGATGAGGTCAATGGCTGGACTTAGGCATCTTAATCTCAGTCATAATATCAttggagacagtggtgcaaagagtctgagtaaagtgatgacgtcaatgGATgtacttactcatcttgatcttagtcataataacataggagacagtggtgcaaagagtttgagtgaagggatgaggtcaatgcatggacttactcaccttgatcttagtcataatacgTTTGGAGACACTGGTGCAATGAGTTTAAGTAAAGTAATGATGTCAATGGATGGACTTAGGCATCTTAATCTCAGTCATAacaacataggagacagtggtgcagagAGTGTGAGTAAAGTGATGAGGTCAATCGATGGatttactcatcttgatctaaGTCATAATAatataggagacagtggtgcaatgAGTTTAAGTAAAGTAATGATGTCAATGGACGGTCTTACTCATCTTCATCTTAGTCACAATAACATTGgcgacagtggtgcaaagagtttgagtgaagtgaTGAAGTCAATGGATGGACTTCATCTTGATCTCAGTTATAATAACCCTAACCGAACCTGCAGATCTACATTGAGCTACCTGGAGGCTGTTGCAGATCTGCGCAGCTCAGCTATATAA